The DNA segment AAGGCAGCACCATCAGGTCCTGATCTATCAAGTACCACAAGCTCATCTGCCAATTCACAAACCTAGAAACCCACCCTGAAGCAAACAAGTCCCAGCTAAGAAGGTGCTCAAATGGCGTCCCAGCTGGTTGAGAGCCACCGTGCCGGCGCCGAGGTCCACAAGGGGAACGATATCTGCAAGAAGAAGACCATCGAGCTTCTCGAAGAGCTTGACCTCCCGAAAGGCCTCTTTCCTATGGATGACATCGAGGAGGTCGGGCACAACTGTGAGAGTGGGTTTGTGTGGAtgcttcagaagaagaagaacaagcacATGTTCAACAAGCTCAACCAGACCGTCTCCTACGACACTGAGGTGACCGCTTTTGTGGAGAAGGGCAAGATGAAGAAGGTCACCGGGGTCAAGGTCGAGGACCTATACTCTTTGGTCGAGGTCTATGTGGATGAGTCTTCTGCTGATAAGGTTACCATCAAGACTGACACCGGTCTGTCTGAAACCCATGATGCGCCCGTGTTCGCTGTTGGGGAATAGGATGCTACTAGTTGAAAAGGCCAGAAAAATAAAGTCAGTGAATGGTTCGGCATTGCAGTTCACATGTTATGCACAAGTATATGTTTCCGTTTTCTTTGTAATCTAATAAAGGGTGTTGCATGAATGTTGCTTCCTTTCCGCCCATGTTATGCAGAAATTTATGTTTCCATTTTCTTTGTAATGTATAGAGGATGTTGCATGAATGTTGCTTCCTTTCAGCATGTAAGCATTCGTCAAATGTAATGAATAACGCTTATACCGCCTCCTATATCCCACATCGACCACTCTCAACTTCCCACTGTTGTCCCTATCTTTGTGTGTCAGATAATGAGGGCCTTATCAACCAATAATTAAGCAAGGCTTAAAAATACAACATGAACCATGACATGCACAGAAGAATTCTAATTTTGATTCTCGGTATCTGGATTTTCATGTTGATTTTAGCATTTCATAATTTTAGATGTATGTTATATCTGTTTCTCAAAATAACAAAGAAATCGATAGCGAGGGTTGGATGGAAACATTATGGAATAATTTCCTGTTTTGTTGATTTTAATTTTCTCACTAATATCAAATCATCGGAGTTTATTTCCACATTTATGGTTCAGATCGATGtgaaaaacaattttttttcttaGGTAAATATTTTTATGCGAAAACAAGTTCTTGTCTTGATTTTGTTTTCTTATGTTGAAAGATTGCTGAgaaaatgcaaagtaaaaaagtgGACAAAGGCAGAAACCAAAGCAAGCCAAAACTAGCCAAATTTAAGAACTGGTAAAAGAGAATGACAAAACCAACACAGAGCAAAACTCCTATTGCTATGGTTGACGATTAGATTATTTTCTAATTCTAAGTTCAAGTTGATGTGAAAATAAGTTGCTCAGGACATTTTTAATGTCCCACCATTACGTCTCTAAAGGTTTGGTTGCAGACAACATAAAACGGAAAGAACTCATCATGCCACAACCCTCTACTCAGTTGAGAATGGGAAGGGTTAGATATTAGTTAGTTTGAGGCTAAGTATGTGACTGTTGAAATGCAAAATTATCTTACAATTTGATGTGGAAAATACCTATAAATTGCTAAACTATGGAATTTTTAAATTTAGTGAGGAAAAACAGCCATGAAATATATAAAAGTAAGCTATTCCATACATTAAATAGGCAAAAATAATTCGGTGAATGGAACTACCAAAATCTATGACGATGTCAAGCTACTCTATTCTTTAATAGCATTTTTTAACGAGGTAGAAGACTTATtattttcattaattaagaagagagtGAGAAATGCCTGATTGACTAACAAGAAACTGTGTTAAAACTGATACAACCTAACCCACATAACATGACCACCAGCGACCCGACCTGGCCACTCAGAAAGAGACCACAAATGATGGTTGCAACAGAATATTGGAGAGGTACATGTCCACGTGACTTTAACACTGAACATGTTGTTGGACGCTTGCAATAGACATGCTAGGGATCAACTCCTCGTGCTTTGGCAACCACGGTAGTTCACCAGATGAGACAAAAGGCTTAGGGTTTTTCCGCCTCCTGCCAGCGCCGCCCCGTCTCCAATGGCCCTAGAGCCATTTGAGAGCAGTGGATCCCGGTCCTTGCCGgcgcgggggaggggaggggggcgctTTTAGTTGTTTCTTggagttttcttagggtttgtgttctgctcaggaaggcgagCCGGTGGTGGCACCCTAAAGATGGAATAAAATTTTCCCCGCCTAGCCCCATCCCGGCATCGTCGATGGGTGTGTTGaagtgtgtctccggcggatctgtcttgGTGGATCTGGTTgtcgttcgtctacgttcgtgtgtttacagattggatccttccgatctacgctaaTCTTAATCTGCGGCGGTTGcagttctggtgcgctggtcctatgatgCCTTAACACGAAgacttttcaattgtctactacaacaaatttTACCCGTCTCCGGAGAGggagggcgatgacggcggcgccttAGACTTGgttcagtgtttgtagtcgtcgctaggtggtctacggatctggatatatttttatttatttcttatgttcgttgtactgtcatgattgaaaatGATTAGAGCGGAAAAAGAAATATTTTCGAATAATTTTTTAGTTTACGTGAAAACAAGGTCAGGGTTCCGTGAATTGCTTTGCCCACAAAGCTTGTAgtctatgtcaggaccccgactcgatgtcacatcgatctagccggtaacacctcatatcactttgcggcctcacgcacggtatccccacgggtgtcgccttacctttgcccgggaccgtttgcgccttttggctcacgtatatgatagtgtcgctagcatccatatgataaggagcccgggctgacatgactagtcgtaaacccaaagtggcacagacttacagggacaggcatccatgacccagcatcgaacgtgtcggtcatcagcgagtgaatccaggctgtagcactgggctagaaggactccggtgaaccgggctgtagcgggctaacaggactccggtattcatcgcgtgacatttccccgaagggacagacacaggaacgaagaaggacacatgccggccagcctaagtgttccggagcagtagcaagctaccatggctcggtgaaacactaggagacatttcccggtaagagaggctactaaagataaacaactagatggtcagatcccacacataccaagcatttc comes from the Triticum aestivum cultivar Chinese Spring unplaced genomic scaffold, IWGSC CS RefSeq v2.1 scaffold5046, whole genome shotgun sequence genome and includes:
- the LOC123173845 gene encoding uncharacterized protein — protein: MASQLVESHRAGAEVHKGNDICKKKTIELLEELDLPKGLFPMDDIEEVGHNCESGFVWMLQKKKNKHMFNKLNQTVSYDTEVTAFVEKGKMKKVTGVKVEDLYSLVEVYVDESSADKVTIKTDTGLSETHDAPVFAVGE